One region of Lytechinus pictus isolate F3 Inbred chromosome 8, Lp3.0, whole genome shotgun sequence genomic DNA includes:
- the LOC129267158 gene encoding uncharacterized protein LOC129267158 yields the protein MGSPLSPIIANIFMEHFEHQALKTADKPPSLWLRYVDDTFVIWPHSTPDLHQFLNHLNHQHPIIYFTMETQCDNSIPFLDVLITKTPSGFPSHQVYQKPTHTDRYLNFRSHHHPSVHQSVADTLIRRAHQLSDKAHLQQELKHVTHALTTINQYPRRRINTQPSRYQLSTNITETPSKTKPIATIVLPYISKTSHRLQRILHSANNLVRHQSSRKLHFILHSHKDKHPSNKQPGVYKIPCDCGKVYIGETGRDFDTRLKEHKTHHRRSDWDRSEIVKHAQQENHCIDWDKSHLITNSRHWNTRRVREAIEIHQHNTVPQDPGLHINSIWHPILPTNPQPTPQATRRSPSLYQANLPSTTVHLTNQRLRRRTHHRHPHFAIASADDPTSHPYTRPPTHSRQSLPDESADQHAQNAITDISTTPPTHTRRRNSPAVYTPRPHTNAHSFPAKTADPRTERHLRTQPAVTAGSALSPRSARTPQIPPHAERTLFGLSQFFQSNFGHHLWFFTWIVLSQQDNEN from the coding sequence ATGGGATCACCTCTCTCACCAATCATCGCTAACATCTTTATGGAACATTTCGAGCACCAAGCACTCAAGACTGCCGACAAACCTCCATCACTCTGGCTCCGCTACGTCGACGACACCTTTGTCATCTGGCCGCACAGCACACCAGACCTTCACCAGTTTCTTAACCACCTCAACCACCAGCACCCCATCATCTATTTCACCATGGAGACCCAATGCGACAACTCAATTCCGTTTCTAGACGTCCTCATCACCAAGACACCATCTGGATTCCCGTCTCACCAAGTGTACCAGAAACCCACCCACACCGACCGCTACCTCAACTTCCGCTCGCACCACCACCCATCCGTCCACCAATCAGTCGCCGACACTCTCATCAGACGAGCCCACCAACTCAGCGACAAGGCACACCTTCAGCAGGAACTCAAGCACGTCACCCATGCACTCACCACGATCAACCAATACCCCAGAAGAAGGATCAACACTCAACCTTCCCGCTACCAACTCAGCACCAACATCACCGAAACCCCATCCAAAACCAAGCCTATCGCCACCATAGTACTTCCCTACATCAGCAAGACTTCACACCGACTACAACGTATCCTCCACTCTGCCAACAACCTCGTCAGACACCAATCCTCTCGCAAGCTACACTTCATCCTTCATTCTCACAAGGACAAGCACCCATCCAACAAGCAACCAGGCGTCTACAAGATCCCCTGCGACTGCGGCAAAGTCTACATCGGGGAAACCGGCCGAGACTTCGACACCAGACTCAAGGAACACAAGACCCACCACCGACGCAGCGACTGGGACAGATCTGAAATCGTCAAGCATGCACAACAAGAAAATCACTGCATAGACTGGGACAAGAGCCACCTAATCACCAACAGCCGTCACTGGAATACCAGAAGGGTTAGGGAAGCTATCGAGATACACCAACACAACACTGTACCTCAAGACCCTGGCCTCCACATCAACAGCATCTGGCACCCAATCCTACCAACCAATCCACAACCAACTCCACAAGCAACCCGCCGTTCACCGTCACTCTACCAAGCCAACCTACCCAGCACAACAGTCCACCTAACCAACCAGCGACTTCGCCGACGCACACACCACCGCCACCCACACTTCGCTATAGCCTCCGCCGACGACCCAACATCACATCCATATACCAGGCCACCCACTCACTCCCGCCAAAGCCTACCCGACGAGTCCGCCGACCAACACGCACAGAACGCCATCACTGATATATCTACTACGCCGCCGACACACACACGCCGCCGCAACTCACCCGCCGTCTACACACCGCGTCCGCATACCAACGCCCACTCGTTTCCCGCCAAAACCGCCGACCCACGCACAGAGCGCCACCTACGAACTCAGCCCGCCGTGACTGCCGGCTCAGCGCTTTCCCCCAGGTCCGCACGTACTCCACAAATACCGCCGCACGCCGAGCGAACACTCTTTGGTCTCTCACAGTTTTTCCAGAGTAATTTTGGCCACCATCTCTGGTTTTTCACCTGGATTGTTTTGTCGCAACaagataatgaaaattaa